In Myxococcales bacterium, a single genomic region encodes these proteins:
- a CDS encoding UDP-glucose/GDP-mannose dehydrogenase family protein yields MRLVALGVGYVGLVTGTGLAELGHDVLCVDIDPDKIRQLNDGVVPIYEPGLSDLIRRNERSGRLRFAVSVSPPYDEADIYFIAVGTPPGPDGAANIDAVLAAAEQIAKTAKKPALVAIKSTVPVGTCDAVQQRLDSLGTVRLEVVSNPEFLKEGAAVADFFRPDRIILGAKSEGARELLRELYGPLQLSGERLVITDTRSSELIKYASNTMLAMRVSFMNELSRLCHVTGADIHAVRLGVGSDGRIGKRFLYAGPGYGGSCFPKDVQALSALGKKHGVPMRMAEATHIANEEQGDFLLDLVVQALGGDATGKTVVLWGLAFKPETDDIREAPSVRLARALLDKGACVRGHDPEAGPNFSKAVDGKVALFDREYDALDGADVLVLLTEWRSYRAPNFTEMRRRLRNPVLLDARNIWRASEVVRAGLRYVGVGVPAPLPGAIPSRP; encoded by the coding sequence GCCTCGTTGCACTTGGGGTTGGGTACGTCGGCCTGGTAACCGGCACGGGTCTCGCGGAGTTGGGCCACGACGTGCTCTGCGTCGACATCGACCCTGACAAGATTCGGCAATTGAACGACGGCGTCGTTCCCATCTACGAGCCCGGCCTGAGCGATCTCATCCGGCGCAACGAGCGCAGCGGTCGCTTGCGGTTCGCCGTCAGCGTCAGCCCGCCCTACGACGAGGCGGACATCTACTTCATCGCCGTGGGCACGCCTCCGGGCCCCGACGGTGCCGCCAACATCGACGCGGTCCTTGCCGCGGCGGAGCAGATCGCCAAGACGGCCAAGAAGCCCGCCCTGGTGGCTATCAAGAGCACCGTCCCCGTGGGGACATGCGACGCCGTGCAACAGAGGCTCGACTCGCTCGGCACCGTACGGCTCGAGGTGGTGTCGAACCCGGAGTTCTTGAAGGAAGGCGCCGCCGTCGCCGACTTCTTCCGCCCCGACCGCATCATCTTGGGCGCGAAGAGCGAGGGCGCGCGCGAGCTGCTCCGCGAACTCTACGGTCCGCTTCAGCTCTCTGGCGAGCGGCTCGTCATCACCGACACGCGCTCCAGCGAGCTCATCAAGTACGCCTCCAACACGATGCTCGCGATGCGCGTCTCGTTCATGAATGAGCTATCGCGGCTCTGCCACGTGACGGGCGCCGACATTCACGCGGTCCGCCTCGGCGTCGGCTCCGACGGTCGCATCGGCAAGCGCTTCCTCTACGCGGGCCCCGGCTACGGCGGCTCTTGTTTCCCGAAAGACGTGCAAGCGCTCTCCGCCCTTGGAAAGAAGCATGGCGTGCCCATGCGCATGGCCGAGGCCACGCACATCGCCAACGAGGAGCAGGGCGACTTCCTCCTCGACCTCGTGGTGCAGGCGCTCGGCGGCGACGCCACAGGAAAGACGGTGGTCCTTTGGGGCCTCGCGTTCAAACCAGAAACCGACGACATCCGCGAAGCGCCCTCGGTGCGCCTCGCCCGCGCCTTGCTCGACAAGGGCGCCTGCGTGCGCGGTCATGATCCGGAAGCGGGACCCAACTTCTCGAAGGCCGTCGACGGCAAGGTCGCGCTTTTTGATCGCGAATACGACGCCCTCGACGGCGCCGACGTCCTCGTGCTCCTCACCGAGTGGCGTAGCTACCGCGCTCCGAACTTCACGGAGATGCGTCGTCGCCTACGAAACCCGGTGCTCCTCGACGCGCGCAACATCTGGCGCGCGTCGGAGGTGGTCCGCGCGGGCCTTCGGTACGTCGGCGTTGGGGTGCCGGCGCCGCTCCCCGGCGCGATCCCGAGCCGCCCGTGA
- a CDS encoding NAD-dependent epimerase/dehydratase family protein yields the protein MTGPRRERWLVTGGAGFIGFHVSRELLARGAEVVILDDFSDAPYPREEKRRNVRDLEALGAPLRVVEGCITDEVAVRGAMEGAARVVHLAGLAGVRPSFLAPARYARVNVEGTAVVLEAARALGVERVVFASSSSVYGNSTPLPAHEDAACVVPESPYAASKRGAELVASALLKQAPSLRCAALRFFTVYGPRQRPEMAITLFARAALAGRAVPRFGDGSMRRDFTHVSDIVRGILAASDLAPPGFRTYNLGSGRPVSLTELVTALEQATGKPLAIEALPPQLGDVEATFADISRAGAELDWEPRVALDEGLRTVVEWVGQDRSEDR from the coding sequence GTGACCGGGCCCCGCCGGGAGCGCTGGCTCGTTACCGGCGGCGCGGGCTTCATCGGCTTCCACGTCTCGCGAGAGCTCCTCGCTCGCGGCGCCGAGGTCGTCATCCTCGACGACTTCAGCGACGCTCCCTACCCGCGGGAAGAGAAGCGGCGCAACGTGCGCGATCTAGAGGCCCTCGGAGCGCCGCTCCGCGTCGTCGAGGGCTGCATCACGGACGAAGTCGCGGTGCGAGGGGCCATGGAAGGCGCTGCGCGCGTCGTGCACCTCGCGGGGCTTGCCGGCGTCCGTCCGTCGTTCTTGGCACCGGCGCGGTACGCGCGCGTCAACGTCGAAGGCACGGCGGTCGTCCTTGAGGCGGCGCGGGCCCTCGGCGTCGAGCGCGTCGTCTTCGCCTCGAGCTCGTCGGTCTACGGAAATTCGACGCCCCTGCCGGCGCACGAAGACGCCGCATGCGTCGTGCCCGAGTCACCGTACGCCGCGTCGAAGCGCGGCGCCGAGCTCGTGGCGAGCGCGTTGCTCAAGCAGGCGCCCTCGCTGCGCTGCGCAGCGCTCCGCTTCTTCACCGTGTACGGCCCGCGGCAACGCCCCGAGATGGCCATCACGCTGTTCGCGCGGGCGGCGCTCGCCGGCCGCGCCGTGCCGCGCTTTGGTGACGGCTCGATGCGCCGCGATTTCACGCACGTGAGCGACATCGTCCGCGGCATCCTCGCCGCGTCAGACCTGGCCCCGCCGGGCTTCCGGACCTACAACCTGGGCTCAGGCCGTCCCGTCAGCCTGACCGAGTTGGTGACCGCCCTTGAGCAAGCCACTGGAAAGCCCCTCGCGATCGAAGCGTTGCCGCCTCAACTTGGCGACGTCGAGGCGACGTTTGCCGACATTTCGCGCGCCGGCGCCGAGCTCGATTGGGAGCCGCGTGTCGCTCTCGACGAAGGCTTGCGGACCGTCGTCGAATGGGTCGGCCAGGATCGTTCGGAGGATCGTTAG
- a CDS encoding glycosyltransferase, translating to MTLRGQMASNTASPLRVELGQVHELHRGAALRDVSAKLPKSNDETHPFEQLTARNGRPLKVAILSDFTRIPYANGAAFQTRFLYQELRRCGHEVTVIGPHDPDGRPEDLAPGTIELPSLPLKTYPGVNLPMPLAAWVYDPERWDFDIVFAQTTSTLMEFGVWLRKMKGIPLLCVNTTHLVAAYDVLLPERLAKIDAVHAGLELTLRRPFEKSFAKIFNNSDGLIVLSDGLRRYWRERGVTAPIHVIPRAVQTAVFDRPIGDDPFTFLGAEAGPRLLCTGRHTREKSPDRLVRIFAKHVAPAEPTATLTFVGVGPQTEKLKVLASDLGVAARVHFLGEVDFAKMADYYAHADIFVHTSLSETYGNVMGEALWCGTPTVAFADGMGVSSQIEDGVNGVLLAPGTRSEGKEGADAAFGRAVVALIRDPERRAGLGRSAARIARERAHPRAVQGKVVEAFRSAQDHAAACGLRAVAQGPLPLRWYTTFRHFQPWTSVMAGLYVLGHLRPAKAKPVAIQKHFAG from the coding sequence ATGACCCTTCGCGGACAGATGGCTTCGAACACCGCCTCCCCTTTGCGAGTAGAACTCGGTCAGGTCCACGAGCTTCATCGCGGCGCCGCGCTTCGCGACGTTTCGGCCAAGTTGCCGAAATCAAACGATGAAACGCACCCGTTCGAGCAGCTCACCGCCCGAAACGGGCGCCCGTTGAAGGTCGCCATCCTGAGTGACTTCACGCGCATACCCTACGCCAATGGTGCAGCATTCCAGACACGCTTCCTGTATCAAGAATTGCGTCGGTGTGGTCACGAAGTCACAGTCATTGGCCCGCATGACCCCGACGGGCGTCCGGAAGACCTTGCCCCCGGCACCATCGAGCTCCCCAGCCTACCGCTAAAGACTTACCCGGGCGTCAACCTGCCTATGCCGCTCGCGGCCTGGGTCTACGACCCCGAGCGGTGGGACTTCGACATCGTGTTCGCCCAGACGACCTCCACCCTGATGGAGTTCGGCGTCTGGCTCCGCAAGATGAAGGGCATCCCGCTCTTGTGCGTCAACACGACCCACCTCGTCGCCGCGTACGACGTGCTTCTGCCCGAGCGCCTGGCGAAAATCGACGCCGTGCACGCGGGCCTCGAGCTTACGCTGCGCCGTCCCTTCGAGAAGAGCTTCGCGAAGATCTTCAACAACAGCGACGGCCTTATCGTCCTGTCCGACGGCCTCCGCCGCTATTGGCGCGAGCGCGGCGTGACGGCGCCGATTCACGTGATCCCGCGGGCTGTCCAGACCGCCGTCTTCGATCGCCCCATCGGCGACGATCCTTTCACCTTCCTCGGCGCCGAAGCCGGCCCGCGCCTCCTTTGCACGGGGCGCCACACGCGCGAGAAGTCCCCCGATCGCCTCGTTCGCATCTTCGCCAAGCACGTGGCGCCGGCGGAGCCCACCGCGACGTTGACCTTCGTGGGCGTCGGGCCGCAGACGGAGAAGCTCAAGGTGCTCGCTTCTGACCTTGGCGTCGCCGCGCGCGTGCACTTCCTCGGTGAGGTCGACTTCGCCAAGATGGCGGACTACTACGCGCACGCCGATATCTTCGTGCACACCTCGCTCAGCGAGACCTACGGCAACGTGATGGGCGAGGCGCTTTGGTGCGGCACTCCGACCGTCGCCTTCGCCGACGGCATGGGCGTGAGCTCGCAGATCGAAGACGGCGTCAACGGAGTGCTCCTCGCCCCCGGCACGCGGAGCGAAGGAAAGGAGGGCGCCGACGCGGCCTTCGGTCGCGCCGTCGTGGCCCTCATTCGCGACCCCGAGCGTCGCGCTGGCTTGGGACGCTCGGCCGCCCGCATCGCACGCGAACGGGCGCACCCGCGCGCCGTGCAGGGCAAGGTTGTTGAGGCCTTTCGCTCCGCGCAAGACCACGCCGCCGCCTGCGGCCTTCGGGCCGTCGCGCAAGGGCCCCTTCCGCTCCGCTGGTACACGACGTTCCGTCACTTCCAGCCGTGGACGTCGGTCATGGCGGGGCTCTACGTGCTGGGCCACCTGCGGCCTGCCAAAGCGAAGCCCGTCGCGATTCAGAAGCACTTCGCAGGCTAA
- a CDS encoding glycosyltransferase: MKLVDLTEFYSQRGGGVRSHLSAKGHVSCQLGHQHWVIAPGPEITKEIAVPPANAGGGSSILHVGGPALPYDPTYHLLWRLGRVRKLVGRIRPDVLEIHSPYLAAIGAMAVPAAHFGIRTFVWHADFIDTYLRGGLERSVMGLPGRPKATTAARAVDAAVEPLWAWVRTIAASCCATFAASRFQADKLREHGVARVELVPFGVEKAIFRPDQRDESLRRERLGERHGPLVVAIGRFAVEKRWDVIMEAFDRIALAKPGAKLLVFGDGPERARIETWAKARGDVELVGFLRGRAPLARLLASSDLLLHACPFETFGLGVAEAIASGLPAVVPDRGGAAELARGESVVTYPSLDAAAAAASALALLERPSNALRSAAADTAAKVHSMEDHFKALFERYEALLTAAKTAI; the protein is encoded by the coding sequence ATGAAGCTCGTGGACCTGACCGAGTTCTACTCGCAAAGGGGAGGCGGTGTTCGAAGCCATCTGTCCGCGAAGGGTCATGTTTCGTGCCAACTGGGCCACCAACACTGGGTGATTGCGCCAGGTCCTGAAATCACAAAAGAAATCGCTGTTCCCCCGGCCAATGCTGGCGGTGGCTCTAGCATACTACATGTGGGTGGTCCAGCTCTGCCGTACGACCCGACCTATCACCTGCTGTGGCGCCTCGGTCGGGTTCGGAAGCTCGTTGGACGGATCCGGCCGGACGTTCTTGAAATCCATTCGCCCTATCTCGCGGCGATTGGTGCCATGGCTGTGCCGGCGGCTCACTTCGGCATTCGAACGTTCGTATGGCACGCCGACTTCATCGACACGTACCTTCGCGGCGGCCTCGAGCGCTCCGTCATGGGCCTCCCGGGCCGGCCGAAGGCGACGACCGCCGCGCGGGCCGTGGACGCCGCCGTTGAACCGCTCTGGGCGTGGGTCCGGACGATTGCGGCGAGTTGCTGCGCGACGTTCGCCGCGTCGCGTTTTCAGGCCGACAAGCTGAGGGAGCATGGCGTTGCCCGCGTGGAGCTCGTCCCCTTCGGCGTCGAGAAGGCCATCTTCCGGCCCGACCAGCGCGATGAGTCCCTGCGGCGCGAGCGCTTGGGCGAGAGGCACGGGCCGCTCGTCGTCGCCATCGGGCGGTTCGCCGTGGAGAAGCGCTGGGACGTCATCATGGAGGCCTTCGACCGCATCGCCCTCGCGAAGCCGGGCGCCAAGTTGCTCGTCTTCGGCGACGGCCCCGAACGAGCGCGCATCGAAACCTGGGCCAAGGCGCGCGGCGACGTGGAGCTCGTAGGGTTCTTGCGCGGACGCGCCCCCTTGGCGCGCTTGCTCGCCAGCTCCGATCTTCTCCTCCACGCGTGCCCCTTCGAGACCTTCGGGCTCGGCGTTGCCGAGGCCATCGCTTCGGGGCTTCCCGCTGTGGTCCCCGATCGCGGCGGTGCTGCCGAGTTGGCGCGCGGCGAGAGCGTCGTCACCTACCCTTCCCTCGACGCGGCAGCCGCGGCCGCGAGCGCGCTCGCGTTGCTCGAGCGGCCTTCGAACGCGCTTCGGAGCGCGGCCGCCGACACGGCCGCGAAGGTTCACTCCATGGAGGACCACTTCAAAGCGCTCTTCGAACGCTACGAAGCGCTCCTCACAGCGGCGAAGACCGCTATATAG
- a CDS encoding DUF2334 domain-containing protein: MPVHVSLHDVSPAWSREVELALSLAHEVGVKPSLLVVPNFHAKAPLGDAPAFVDRLRALERDGHEILLHGYYHLSGVAPLVLGGGGRPAPSGLRRLYAQHVVSGSEAEFSDVGEAEARRRIEDGLRVLADAKLSPVGFVPPAWSMPPWMLDVLASFGLRFTEDHVRVVDPTSRASRRTLVLNYSSRTPGRLATSVLGVRALSPLERLLPARLAMHPADMGFSLLRSETKTALAWARSRGFLPTVRSLF, encoded by the coding sequence GTGCCGGTCCACGTTTCGCTCCACGACGTCAGCCCCGCCTGGTCACGCGAGGTTGAGCTTGCGCTCTCGTTGGCGCACGAGGTTGGCGTCAAGCCGAGCCTCCTCGTCGTGCCGAACTTCCACGCGAAGGCGCCGCTCGGGGATGCGCCAGCGTTCGTCGACCGCCTCCGCGCGCTCGAGCGCGACGGGCACGAGATCTTGCTCCACGGCTACTACCACCTGAGCGGCGTCGCGCCCCTTGTCTTAGGCGGCGGAGGTCGGCCGGCGCCATCGGGCCTAAGGCGGCTCTACGCGCAGCACGTCGTCTCAGGGAGTGAAGCCGAGTTTAGCGACGTCGGGGAAGCCGAGGCGAGGCGACGAATCGAAGACGGCCTCCGCGTCCTCGCGGACGCCAAGCTCTCGCCCGTCGGCTTCGTTCCGCCGGCTTGGTCGATGCCACCGTGGATGCTGGATGTGCTCGCGTCCTTCGGCCTGCGCTTCACAGAAGATCACGTGCGGGTCGTTGATCCAACCTCCAGGGCGTCGCGGCGAACGCTCGTCCTCAACTACTCCAGCCGTACGCCGGGGCGACTCGCGACGAGCGTCCTCGGCGTGCGAGCGCTCTCACCGCTCGAACGCTTGCTTCCCGCAAGGCTCGCCATGCACCCCGCCGACATGGGCTTCTCGTTGCTCCGCAGCGAGACGAAGACCGCGCTGGCCTGGGCGCGCTCGCGCGGCTTTCTACCTACGGTCCGCAGTCTGTTTTGA
- a CDS encoding MMPL family transporter codes for MKRFLSAIVDFSGRFPLIVLLVGLAVVFGTWSYATPGRGLELRTDLRELLPRDSPGFKAFEHQLGRVGGGATLIVIAESPERASNERFIDALADKLRASVDAQKKCEAACGDDACRLACGPRLISYIESGTKDVRQFFEDNKWLYADLKDLEDADSTLDRQIAIKSGLVEDLMSDEPKVAPTADAGSGAPTAAASGDAGAKNNTEKKSALGMDEYRDRWKKKANKHDDFPTGYFANPEGTAHGLRIVSTTTGLGDASGESLLGRVQKLVNETNPSSFHGQMKVGFAGDVPNAIQEKESLVSEAAWASLAAALLILGGVVIHFRSLWSLVIIGVPPLVGVGCAYSYAKLSIGYVNTVGLFLGAIILGNGVNYPIVLLSRYREFRARGLTPDVARRDAVWNAFRAELVGALVASIAYGSLTLTRFRGFSQFGTIGLLGMILVWLAMIPLVPALIVVRERIGERIPFLKERAPKVDADGSRRLPRALAYVTERFPGVFVGLALVATVVAAWQLPAYFKDPWEYNFDKLGSKGSKVGGAGEWSVKAERVFGGKMNVAGALMLADTPEQVPLVKQQILLNDANDKKGQLIAEVATIEDLLPGTAAEQKAKLEILASIRDRLTPAVMHGLEGDERTRVEEIRPPDSLKVLGPADVPALLKRRFQDAAGNINVFYVKYKNDVSHSDGRNLLRMSASTSNVTLPDGTLVQTASRPTIFAEMIKSMQRDGPLATVASFLAVVLVIAFATMSFRGFVCVIAALVMGVIWTVGGAAYHGMQLNYINFIALPITFGIGCEYPFNVFDRSRLLGGDASSAVRRVSGAVALCSYTTIVGYGSLIFNDNQALESFGWLAMVGEFATLIAALFVLPSLLHLWKAKPGEVHSADQITR; via the coding sequence ATGAAACGGTTCCTGTCGGCGATCGTCGATTTTTCGGGGAGGTTTCCCCTCATCGTCTTGCTCGTCGGCCTCGCCGTAGTCTTTGGCACGTGGAGCTACGCGACGCCGGGCAGGGGCCTCGAGCTCCGGACCGACTTGCGCGAGCTCTTGCCGCGCGACAGCCCGGGGTTCAAAGCCTTTGAGCACCAGTTAGGCCGCGTCGGCGGCGGCGCGACCCTCATCGTGATCGCGGAGTCGCCGGAGCGCGCCTCAAACGAGCGCTTCATCGACGCGCTCGCCGACAAGCTTCGCGCCAGCGTCGACGCTCAGAAGAAATGCGAGGCCGCCTGCGGCGACGACGCTTGCCGCCTGGCGTGCGGGCCGCGACTCATCTCGTACATCGAGAGCGGCACCAAAGACGTCCGGCAGTTCTTCGAAGACAACAAATGGCTCTACGCCGACCTGAAAGATCTCGAGGACGCCGACAGCACGCTCGATCGGCAGATCGCCATCAAGAGCGGCCTCGTCGAGGACCTGATGTCCGACGAGCCAAAGGTTGCGCCAACGGCGGACGCCGGCTCTGGTGCCCCAACCGCGGCGGCCAGCGGCGACGCCGGCGCGAAGAACAACACCGAAAAGAAGTCGGCGCTCGGGATGGACGAGTACCGCGATCGTTGGAAGAAGAAGGCCAACAAGCACGACGACTTCCCCACCGGGTACTTCGCCAACCCCGAGGGCACGGCCCACGGCCTACGCATCGTGTCGACGACGACGGGCCTTGGTGACGCGAGTGGGGAGAGCTTGCTCGGTCGCGTGCAAAAGCTCGTCAACGAGACGAACCCGTCGTCGTTCCACGGGCAGATGAAGGTGGGCTTCGCTGGCGACGTGCCCAACGCGATCCAGGAGAAGGAGTCGCTGGTCAGCGAGGCCGCCTGGGCTTCGCTCGCGGCGGCGCTCCTCATTCTCGGTGGCGTCGTTATCCATTTTCGGTCGCTCTGGTCGCTCGTCATCATCGGCGTTCCACCGCTCGTCGGCGTTGGCTGCGCCTACAGCTACGCGAAGCTCTCCATCGGCTACGTCAACACCGTTGGGCTCTTCCTCGGCGCCATCATCCTCGGCAACGGCGTCAACTACCCCATCGTGCTGCTCTCCCGGTATCGCGAATTCCGGGCTCGCGGCCTCACGCCCGACGTCGCGCGGCGCGACGCGGTGTGGAACGCATTTCGTGCGGAGCTCGTCGGCGCGCTCGTGGCGTCCATCGCGTACGGCTCGCTCACGCTCACGCGCTTTCGCGGCTTCAGCCAGTTCGGCACCATCGGCCTCTTGGGGATGATCCTCGTGTGGCTGGCGATGATCCCGCTGGTGCCGGCGCTCATCGTCGTGCGCGAACGCATCGGGGAGCGGATTCCATTCCTCAAGGAGCGCGCGCCGAAGGTCGATGCCGACGGAAGTCGTCGCTTGCCGCGAGCGCTCGCCTACGTGACGGAGCGGTTCCCCGGCGTCTTCGTGGGGCTTGCGCTCGTGGCCACCGTCGTGGCCGCGTGGCAGCTCCCGGCCTATTTCAAGGATCCTTGGGAATACAACTTCGACAAGCTCGGCTCGAAGGGCAGCAAGGTCGGCGGCGCCGGAGAGTGGTCCGTCAAGGCGGAGCGTGTCTTCGGCGGCAAGATGAACGTCGCTGGCGCGCTCATGCTTGCGGACACGCCCGAGCAGGTGCCGTTGGTCAAGCAGCAGATCTTGCTGAATGACGCGAACGACAAGAAGGGACAACTCATCGCCGAGGTCGCCACCATCGAGGACCTCTTGCCGGGGACCGCCGCTGAGCAGAAGGCGAAGCTCGAAATCTTGGCCAGCATTCGCGACCGACTCACGCCCGCCGTCATGCACGGCTTGGAGGGTGACGAGCGCACGCGCGTCGAGGAAATCCGGCCGCCCGACAGCCTCAAGGTCCTCGGCCCCGCCGACGTTCCGGCGCTACTCAAGCGGCGATTCCAGGACGCCGCCGGCAACATCAACGTCTTCTACGTCAAGTACAAGAACGACGTCTCTCACTCCGACGGACGGAACCTGCTCCGCATGAGCGCGTCGACCTCGAACGTCACGTTGCCCGACGGCACGCTCGTGCAGACGGCGAGTCGGCCGACGATCTTCGCCGAGATGATCAAGTCGATGCAGCGCGACGGCCCTCTCGCCACGGTGGCATCGTTTCTTGCCGTCGTCCTCGTGATCGCCTTCGCCACCATGAGCTTCCGAGGCTTCGTGTGCGTCATAGCGGCCCTCGTGATGGGCGTCATCTGGACCGTCGGCGGTGCGGCCTATCACGGCATGCAGCTCAACTACATCAACTTCATCGCGCTCCCGATCACCTTCGGCATCGGTTGCGAGTATCCCTTCAACGTCTTTGACCGAAGTCGCCTGCTCGGCGGTGACGCAAGCTCGGCGGTGCGACGCGTGAGCGGGGCCGTTGCGCTCTGCAGCTACACGACCATCGTCGGTTACGGCTCTCTCATCTTCAACGACAACCAGGCGCTCGAGTCGTTCGGGTGGCTGGCCATGGTCGGCGAGTTCGCCACGCTGATCGCTGCGCTCTTCGTCCTGCCCTCGCTCTTGCACCTGTGGAAGGCCAAGCCCGGCGAGGTCCACAGCGCCGATCAGATCACACGATAG
- a CDS encoding glycosyltransferase: MVPAPDSPASAPVEAVSARRKVRVLFVNDTARNGGPGRSLYYILKFLDPAVVHRAVLLPRSGVISDLYVKGGVVDELYFEPNLIENPIEPAHRPMERDDFDAPLALRAGRLALNVGRATFGLARMTRLLRRGRFDVIYCNGTNADFAGGLLAQTSRVPAIWHVRYTSIPKAAAPIHDALAKSGGVRRIVCVSKAAAALFPFCEEKVKVIHNALDVDEFSVALSAPVLRSELGFAPDAVVFGSQGRILPRKGYVEMVRAADEALRALDAKERARCKFVVLGDTPEDIRPDHLEECRALVRSLGLEDCFHFVGFRSDVKPYVADFDVAVVPSVYPDPLPRAVIESMAMGKPVIAFEVGGVGEMLEDGSCGSLVPVGDVGHMAREFVRYFRSEDLRRRLGVSARTRIEARYDARVHGRLIQNEIVLAAGLSGAGA; encoded by the coding sequence ATGGTCCCCGCCCCGGATAGCCCCGCGTCCGCTCCCGTCGAGGCGGTGTCGGCGCGCCGCAAGGTGCGCGTGCTGTTCGTGAACGACACGGCTCGCAACGGAGGGCCCGGCCGGAGCCTCTATTACATCCTGAAGTTCCTCGATCCCGCGGTGGTGCACCGCGCTGTCCTCTTGCCGCGAAGCGGGGTCATCAGCGATCTCTACGTGAAGGGCGGCGTCGTCGACGAACTCTACTTCGAGCCGAACCTGATCGAAAATCCCATCGAGCCGGCCCATCGACCGATGGAGCGCGACGACTTCGACGCCCCCCTCGCGCTGCGCGCCGGCCGGCTCGCCCTCAACGTTGGACGAGCCACCTTCGGGCTCGCGCGAATGACCCGGCTACTCCGTCGCGGCCGCTTCGACGTCATCTACTGCAACGGCACCAACGCCGACTTCGCCGGGGGCCTCCTGGCCCAGACGAGTCGCGTGCCGGCCATCTGGCACGTTCGCTACACGTCGATCCCCAAGGCCGCTGCACCCATTCACGATGCGCTCGCGAAGAGCGGCGGCGTTCGCCGCATCGTCTGCGTTTCGAAGGCAGCCGCTGCGCTCTTCCCGTTTTGCGAAGAGAAGGTCAAAGTCATCCACAACGCGCTCGACGTCGACGAGTTCAGCGTGGCGCTAAGCGCGCCCGTTCTGCGGAGCGAGCTCGGCTTTGCGCCCGATGCGGTCGTCTTCGGCAGCCAAGGGCGGATCCTGCCCCGCAAGGGCTACGTGGAGATGGTTCGCGCCGCTGACGAAGCGCTGCGCGCCCTCGACGCGAAGGAGCGAGCGCGCTGCAAGTTCGTCGTTCTCGGCGACACGCCGGAGGACATTCGCCCGGACCATCTTGAAGAGTGCCGCGCTCTCGTTCGCTCCTTGGGCCTCGAGGATTGCTTTCACTTCGTAGGCTTTCGCTCCGACGTAAAACCCTACGTCGCGGATTTCGACGTCGCCGTGGTGCCGAGCGTCTACCCCGACCCGCTCCCTCGCGCCGTCATCGAGTCGATGGCCATGGGCAAACCCGTCATCGCCTTCGAGGTGGGGGGCGTCGGCGAGATGCTCGAAGACGGTTCCTGCGGGTCCCTCGTGCCGGTGGGTGACGTGGGTCATATGGCAAGAGAGTTCGTCCGCTACTTCCGCAGCGAGGACCTCCGAAGGCGCCTCGGCGTAAGCGCGCGCACGCGCATCGAGGCGCGCTACGACGCCCGCGTTCACGGGCGCCTGATTCAGAACGAGATCGTCCTCGCAGCGGGGCTCAGTGGGGCTGGCGCATGA
- a CDS encoding glycosyltransferase family 4 protein produces the protein MIRVAHVVVAGELGGAEHMLRSLAHDNGGGAAHWVAVFSPSTALVDFFRAGGLDAFDGGRTSESPFHSLLRPFDGGAARRLAEEFRARGADVVHLHTFQSQVLGTRAARLVGAPVVRTEHSTRVFDDPTCWPFSRWSLVRAQASVAVSAHVRDVLLSRAPFAADRVRTIHNGVDADRFAPPRGRTAEPFTFVLVGRLEPRKGVDRALRALALVPQARLELVGDGAIRGDLERLARELGIPSRVVFHGALADPRPVLHRAHATVAASRKEGLGIAFLEAMATGLPLAAVPVGGLVEIVRPGTTGILAREDSVEGLAVAMRELASSRERAQLMGFAARRDVIERFSAQQMRTAYGQLYARLAGGRGR, from the coding sequence GTGATTCGCGTCGCGCACGTCGTCGTCGCAGGCGAACTTGGCGGCGCCGAACACATGCTGCGTTCCCTCGCTCACGACAACGGCGGCGGCGCGGCACACTGGGTCGCGGTGTTTTCTCCGTCGACGGCGCTCGTCGACTTCTTCCGCGCGGGAGGCCTCGATGCGTTTGACGGCGGTCGGACTTCGGAGTCGCCGTTTCACTCGCTCCTTCGCCCCTTCGACGGCGGCGCTGCGCGGCGACTCGCCGAGGAATTTCGCGCCCGCGGCGCCGACGTGGTTCACCTTCACACGTTCCAGTCGCAGGTCCTCGGAACGCGAGCGGCGCGGCTCGTCGGCGCCCCCGTGGTCCGAACCGAACACTCCACGCGCGTCTTCGATGACCCCACATGCTGGCCATTTTCGCGCTGGTCGCTGGTGCGCGCTCAAGCGTCCGTGGCGGTAAGCGCCCACGTGCGTGATGTCTTGCTCTCGAGGGCGCCTTTCGCCGCCGACCGCGTTCGCACGATCCACAACGGCGTCGACGCGGACCGGTTCGCGCCGCCGCGAGGCCGCACCGCCGAACCGTTCACCTTCGTTCTCGTGGGTCGCCTCGAGCCACGCAAGGGCGTGGACCGCGCGCTTCGAGCCCTCGCCCTGGTGCCGCAAGCGCGCCTCGAGCTCGTCGGCGACGGCGCCATTCGCGGCGACCTGGAGCGCCTGGCCCGCGAGCTTGGGATTCCGAGCCGCGTAGTCTTTCACGGCGCACTCGCGGACCCGAGACCCGTCCTGCATCGGGCGCACGCCACCGTGGCCGCGTCGCGAAAGGAGGGCCTGGGCATCGCGTTCCTCGAAGCGATGGCCACGGGGCTTCCCCTCGCCGCCGTGCCCGTCGGCGGCCTCGTCGAGATCGTCCGACCTGGGACCACGGGAATCCTGGCGCGCGAAGACAGCGTTGAGGGCCTCGCGGTCGCCATGCGCGAGCTCGCGTCCTCGCGCGAGCGGGCCCAGCTCATGGGCTTCGCCGCGCGCCGCGACGTCATCGAGCGGTTCTCCGCCCAGCAGATGCGAACGGCCTATGGCCAACTCTACGCACGACTCGCGGGCGGTCGCGGCCGTTAG